In Scophthalmus maximus strain ysfricsl-2021 chromosome 5, ASM2237912v1, whole genome shotgun sequence, a single window of DNA contains:
- the znf644a gene encoding zinc finger protein 644a — protein MAAEMSCLTGVDEDDKDADPEINALSLLQEPLRMAQESSSSTGSFGKTSLKKNSVLDVLSNTDMLSPVGLGNGPSSHQATQSNELNNISTEKEEEKSITPLKTVQEIDTAGIWGFDTDSPENSMDNFSSPSELHWDPHKEFMQFLWENHDDSPGEEPKEEVPPTNNQRRRKRKMDMVVMVDPSEDLYPDLSHKSSEESSDAEGPVDSSHVRMSRKFSKSQSSPTENVSKYPNGTVKAIKEIIYNAPARNSHGNNVNHGLSPLKGRLTINSHPEEKALCYPCSKCKLIFKKEHHLHRHMKSHIDPPNISPKPFICRECGQSFRQSGSLIEHMSTHQEKKARLTEAIEGKNDKKKEDKNMKLFCPQCPFGTNCPNTFVQHAKTHEKDKRKFRCDKCSFRTLHENDLRRHNIMQHTVITVRKQIQNHDAETFSCNICSYRAFSKSVFKNHLLRRHQQTFEEYECAQQCEENAQIQNDDSGTFSCNICSYRAFSKNVLTNHLLRRHQQTFEEHEASQPSQKNAQPSKEQYVPTCKSPVEDAEFTSQISIKNQISSKRACSPSESSDISDLFRNSKIKRGLKSQLTESKLDKSINVLLSRQRHGKKTAEQNKETNNCSASVLDSNINNDGSDQFPETLTVKVEDTALSPNGHSVHSSADERDFKSTCEPKLNVDQSTLKKSPSKRKMSTPYRNTSDQDSCFILPKPLPSPKKINQEEQVDDFDILQFNDIDPSNSFDSLVKKEKQNIIYTYSRRMSMRGALQASKRLFEKIKTEEQEQNDPEIKEECVETEVCQETFESHQIPLSESFSDDLSEMESDRKNCPYCPAVFESGVGLSNHVRGHLHRVGLSYNARHVVPPEQVASQDRRPRIRRKISAFRRLKKALRMESDSETVKSIHSCPLCGDSFDNRTGQSNHIRGHLKKLGKSFSSKSKSPLFLLRELMRDKKEFQRALQILGKRRNHFQYGASPKLSSVDRFTPPAIGIPKSNSIPRDCTDAKPLMSTFALAEMESEKRQLETKLNAKNSYSGTNALIGILKRRKCQDEARLKGSTQMSKNMLTVSSNSEHTSGSGDAASLPNLISEKGEFNRKVCVHCNATFHSGVSLSNHLRAYAKRKRTALLEGTAFDCKARRQRSRPGSKKKTLPLPQTPEEMYRLTCRFCDLVFQGPLSVQEDWIKHLQRHIMNTSVPHTGLGMVEVSSLPMDPHALKIDQESSLTATHAAS, from the exons ATGGCAGCTGAAATGTCATGTCTGACAGGTGTTGATGAAGATGACAAAGATGCAGATCCTGAAATCAATGCCCTCTCACTCCTGCAAGAGCCTCTGAGAATGGCCCAAGAATCATCCTCTTCTACTGGTTCTTTTGGCAAGacttctctgaaaaaaaacagtgtcctAGATGTGCTGTCAAACACAGATATGTTGTCTCCAGTTGGCCTGGGAAATGGACCTTCTTCGCATCAGGCTACCCAATCCAATGAACTCAATAACATttccacagagaaagaggaagaaaagagcaTCACCCCATTAAAAACTGTGCAGGAAATTGACACTGCAGGAATTTGGGGCTTTGACACAGACTCACCAGAGAACTCTATGGATAATTTTAGTAGTCCCAGTGAACTTCATTGGGACCCTCACAAAGAGTTTATGCAGTTTCTGTGGGAGAACCATGATGATTCTCCTGGTGAAGAGCCTAAAGAGGAAGTCCCTCCTACTAACAATCAAAGGAGAAGGAAGCGGAAAATGGACATGGTTGTCATGGTGGATCCCTCAGAAGACCTTTACCCTGATCTGAGCCACAAGTCATCTGAGGAATCGTCTGATGCCGAAGGCCCAGTAGACTCCAGTCATGTCAGAATGTCAAGGAAGTTCTCCAAGTCACAGTCTTCACcaacagaaaatgtttccaAGTATCCCAATGGCACTGTAAAGGCCATCAAGGAAATTATTTACAATGCCCCAGCAAGAAATTCACATGGGAACAATGTAAATCATGGACTTTCACCATTGAAGGGGAGGCTCACAATAAATTCTCATCCAGAGGAAAAGGCATTATGTTACCCTTGCTCAAAATGCAAGCTCATTTTCAAGAAAGAGCATCATTTGCATCGTCATATGAAGTCTCATATTGACCCTCCAAATATTTCGCCAAAGCCTTTTATATGCCGTGAATGTGGACAGTCTTTCAGACAAAGTGGTTCACTTATCGAGCACATGTCCACTCACCAGGAGAAGAAAGCAAGACTCACTGAAGCGATTGAAGGCAAGaatgataaaaagaaagaggataAAAACATGAAGCTTTTCTGCCCTCAGTGCCCATTTGGAACAAACTGCCCAAACACGTTTGTTCAACATGCGAAAACTCATgagaaagacaagagaaagTTTAGATGTGACAAATGTAGCTTCAGGACTTTGCATGAGAATGATCTTAGACGACACAACATTATGCAGCACACTGTTATTACGGTTAGAAAGCAGATCCAGAATCATGACGCTGAAACATTCTCCTGTAACATTTGTTCTTATAGAGCTTTTAGCAAAAGTGTTTTTAAGAATCATCTTCTGCGGCGCCATCAGCAAACTTTTGAGGAATACGAATGTGCACAGCAATGTGAGGAAAATGCACAGATCCAGAATGATGACTCTGGAACCTTCTCCTGTAACATTTGTTCTTACAGAGCTtttagcaaaaatgttttgacgAATCACCTTCTGCGACGTCATCAGCAAACTTTTGAGGAACACGAAGCTTCACAGCCAAGTCAGAAAAATGCACAACCATCTAAGGAGCAGTATGTGCCTACTTGTAAAAGTCCCGTAGAAGATGCAGAATTTACATCTCAGATCTCAATAAAAAATCAGATCTCTTCTAAAAGAGCTTGTTCACCCAGTGAGTCCAGTGACATTTCAGATTTATTCAGAAACAGCAAGATTAAGAGAGGTCTCAAGTCTCAACTAACAGAATCAAAGCTCGACAAATCCATCAATGTTCTCCTGTCCCGACAACGACATGGAAAGAAGACTgctgaacaaaacaaggaaaccAATAATTGCAGCGCATCTGTTCTGGATTCCAATATCAACAATGATGGCTCTGATCAGTTTCCAGAAACATTAACTGTCAAGGTTGAAGATACAGCCTTATCTCCAAATGGCCACAGTGTACACTCAAGTGCAGATGAAAGGGATTTCAAAAGCACGTGTGAACCCAAATTGAACGTGGATCAGTCAACATTGAAAAAGTCACCGTCTAAACGGAAGATGTCAACCCCATATCGCAACACCTCTGATCAAGACTCGTGCTTCATCTTACCAAAACCATTGCCAAGTCCCAAGAAAATAAACCAAGAAGAACAAGTGGACGACTTTGACATTCTCCAGTTTAATGATATAGATCCCAGCAACTCGTTTGACAGTCTtgtcaagaaagaaaaacaaaacataatataTACCTATAGCAGAAGAATGTCCATGAGGGGTGCTCTGCAGGCATCTAAAAGgctgtttgaaaaaataaagactgaaGAGCAAGAACAAAATGACCCTGAAATCAAAGAAGAATGCGTTGAAACAGAAGTATGTCAAGAAACCTTTGAGTCCCACCAAATACCACTGAGTGAATCCTTCAGCGACGATTTATCAGAGATGGAATCAGACCGCAAGAACTGTCCGTACTGTCCCGCCGTTTTTGAGTCAGGTGTTGGATTGTCCAATCATGTAAGAGGGCATCTTCATAGGGTTGGATTGAGCTACAATGCACGCCATGTAGTCCCTCCTGAGCAGGTGGCTTCTCAAGATAGGAGGCCACGAATTCGACGGAAGATTTCAGCATTCCGGAGATTGAAAAAAG catTAAGGATGGAGTCAGATTCTGAGACTGTGAAGAGTATTCACTCCTGTCCATTATGTGGGGATTCATTTGATAACAGGACTGGGCAGTCCAACCACATACGGGGACACCTCAAAAAGCTTGGTAAAAGCTTTTCATCGAAAAGCAAATCCCCATTATTTTTACTGCGGGAGTTGATGCGTGACAAGAAGGAGTTCCAGCGGGCACTTCAAATTctgggaaagagaagaaatcaTTTCCAATATGGTGCTTCACCAAAGCTGTCCAGTGTTGATCGTTTCACACCACCCGCCATTGGAATCCCAAAAAGTAATTCTATTCCAAGAGATTGCACTGATGCCAAACCGCTGATGTCCACGTTTGCTTTAGCAGAAATGGAATCTGAAAAAAGGCAACTAGAGACAAAGTTGAATGCTAAAAATTCATACTCAGGCACAAATGCCTTGATAGGAAttctgaagaggaggaagtgtcaAGACGAAGCCAGACTAAAGGGGTCCACTCAGATGTCAAAAAACATGCTAACAGTTTCTTCAAACAGTGAGCACACTTCAGGATCAGGAGATGCAGCTTCACTGCCAAACTTGATATCCG AGAAAGGTGAATTCAACAGGAAGGTGTGTGTCCATTGCAATGCAACTTTCCACAGTGGAGTGAGCTTGTCCAATCACCTCCGGGCTTATGCAAAACGAAAGAGGACTGCCTTACTTGAGGGAACCG CATTTGACTGTAAAGCAAGGAGGCAACGCTCAAGGCCTGGCTCAAAGAAGAAGACACTGCCCTTACCACAGACCCCGGAGGAAATGTACAGACTCACCTGCag GTTCTGCGATCTCGTCTTCCAGGGTCCCTTGTCGGTCCAGGAGGACTGGATTAAACATTTACAGAGACACATTATGAACACTAGTGTCCCTCACACTGGGCTAGGCATGGTAGAGGTCTCCTCGCTGCCCATGGACCCCCATGCCCTCAAGATTGACCAAGAAAGCTCTCTGACAGCCACACATGCTGCCTCATGA